From Anopheles darlingi chromosome 2, idAnoDarlMG_H_01, whole genome shotgun sequence, the proteins below share one genomic window:
- the LOC125951851 gene encoding putative defense protein Hdd11-like, translating to MAYRFAAFLLTVALCAAPALSFSAGAPGGACGDMIPQHHTDPQKSAAPYSIILSKKAIRAGEGVTITVQGNSNKDTIKGLLCQVRVGETPIGVFDVPPNNNNLQKLDCGSSKGSAVTHKKITNAPNSLTFNWIAPPALSEEARAYCTIALNGGVFWVKHTSDLLKVSP from the exons ATGGCTTACCGTTTTGCCGCTTTCCTGCTCACTGTGGCACTGTGTGCCGCACCTGCTCTCAGCTTCTCTGCCGGTGCCCCAGGTGGTGCTTGCGGTGACATGATTCCCCAGCATCACACCGATCCGCAGAAATCGGCTGCACCTTATTCGATCATCCTGTCCAAGAAGGCTATCCGCGCCGGTGAAGGAGTCACGATCACTGTGCAGG GTAACAGCAATAAGGACACCATCAAGGGACTGCTGTGCCAGGTGCGCGTCGGAGAGACTCCGATCGGTGTGTTCGACGTCCCGCCGAACAATAACAATCTCCAGAAATTGGACTGCGGCAGCTCCAAGGGG TCCGCCGTTACGCACAAGAAGATCACCAATGCCCCGAACAGTCTTACGTTCAACTGGATCGCTCCGCCGGCACTGAGCGAGGAGGCTCGTGCTTACTGTACGATCGCACTCAACGGTGGTGTCTTCTGGGTGAAGCACACCTCGGACCTGCTCAAGGTGAGCCCAtaa
- the LOC125951849 gene encoding uncharacterized protein LOC125951849, translating into MDSAVSGANYVNYNPNRCNVCFASNISKPVTDKSILCACHLVLYCNEKHQQADLATHSSFCKAVQNITSRSGVDHILAVVPAHTHEPFVREPANWSALDKTIRCTLSILTHALDRPLYRHEIQMLQHPVVCRVCLEYHRDMLKYCEGCHQVAYCSEKHRQQDKEHHDKFCRAYYIAFIIDNKPPAITDAGDPVIPCLDETDLKKFPSDCYELASKALQRKIINPTANDDHLLEPQEQLENVKLAEVYSYIGTILYALHCTNVIDEIRDTLNIFIVGARAEVFYFHEQTCALFFSYGPKLRTVKLFFVGPEIPETAHERSTLDYGDGRLVELIYHKELYHELPGKIVLPNPDLVAAFNCGFNEYFGTPTDTWAKTLRFLLYNYHMPLVFTSYTYNEAIEDVAILVHAARKGSDQDVRFMKRALCNPLRGGVPVRNPDISDNNQDEIFYNNGYLTVAKLGLP; encoded by the exons ATGGATTCCGCCGTTTCTGGTGCTAATTACGTGAACTATAATCCGAATCGGTGCAACGTTTGTTTTGCGAGCAACATTTCCAAACCTGTAACCGACAAATCCATTCTGTGCGCCTGCCACCTTGTCCTGTACTGCAACGAGAAGCACCAACAGGCAGATCTGGCCACACATTCCAGCTTCTGCAAGGCAGTGCAGAACATAACTAGCCGATCCGGGGTCGATCACATTCTGGCCGTCGTGCCGGCCCATACGCATGAGCCGTTTGTTCGCGAGCCAGCAAATTGGTCGGCACTGGACAAAACCATCCGCTGTACGTTGAGCATCCTGACACATGCGCTCGACAGACCGCTATACCgccatgaaattcaaatgcTGCAGCATCCCGTTGTGTGCCGCGTTTGCCTGGAGTATCATCGCGATATGTTGAAATACTGCGAAGGATGTCACCAGGTGGCTTACTGTAGCGAgaagcatcggcagcaggaCAAGGAACACCATGATAAGTTTTGCCGAGCCTACTATATCGCTTTTATCATAGATAACA AGCCTCCTGCCATTACCGATGCCGGTGATCCTGTTATTCCGTGTCTGGACGAAACCGATCTCAAGAAATTTCCGTCGGATTGTTACGAGTTGGCGAGCAAGGCTTTGCAGCGTAAGATCATAAATCCCACCGCCAACGATGATCATTTGCTGGAACCTCAAGAACAGCTAGAAAATGTTAAACTCGCAGAAGTGTACAGCTACATTGGTACTATCCTGTACGCTCTACACTGTACTAACGTGATCGATGAGATACGGGACACGCTGAACATCTTTATCGTAGGTGCCAGAGCGGAGGTGTTTTACTTTCACGAGCAAACTTGCGCCTTGTTTTTCTCTTACGGCCCAAAGCTGCGGACGGTAAAGTTATTTTTCGTAGGCCCTGAAATACCGGAAACAGCGCATGAACGGAGTACCTTGGACTACGGTGATGGTCGATTGGTGGAGCTTATCTATCACAAGGAGCTTTATCATGAGCTACCGGGTAAAATAGTGCTTCCCAATCCCGACTTGGTCGCAGCGTTTAACTGCGGATTTAACGAGTATTTCggaacaccgaccgacacgTGGGCCAAAACGCTTCGTTTTCTCCTTTACAACTACCACATGCCATTGGTGTTCACGTCCTACACGTACAACGAAGCGATTGAAGACGTTGCGATACTGGTGCACGCTGCTCGGAAGGGCTCAGACCAAGATGTGCGCTTTATGAAGCGAGCTCTGTGCAATCCCCTGCGCGGGGGTGTGCCTGTAAGAAATCCCGACATTTCCGATAACAACCAAGATGAGATATTTTACAACAACGGATACCTGACGGTTGCAAAATTGGGTTTACCCTAA
- the LOC125951852 gene encoding putative defense protein 3: MPNRLASFLCTLALLCISPAFGYPTGAPESSCVDMTPGHGGNVAQEFPSPYVINLSKQELRAGETLTITVNGYTDEDIVKGLLCQVRVGETPVGSFDVPADDEHLKVLDCNNSKASAITHRKADASNVVSFNWIAPQGLKDQARVFCTIVKSFSVFWVKQPSASLTLY, translated from the exons ATGCCCAACCGATTAGCCAGTTTTTTGTGCACACTGGCATTGCTATGCATCTCGCCAGCCTTCGGATACCCAACCGGTGCTCCAGAGAGCTCCTGTGTCGACATGACCCCAGGCCATGGTGGTAACGTTGCTCAGGAATTTCCTTCGCCTTACGTGATCAACCTGTCTAAACAGGAACTTCGTGCCGGCGAAACACTCACGATCACTGTTAACG GTTACACTGATGAGGATATCGTTAAGGGTCTACTCTGCCAAGTGCGCGTAGGAGAAACACCGGTTGGTTCCTTCGACGTTCCTGCGGACGACGAACACCTCAAGGTGTTAGACTGCAACAATTCCAAGGCT TCCGCTATTACACACAGAAAGGCTGATGCATCCAACGTTGTCTCGTTCAACTGGATTGCCCCGCAAGGACTCAAGGATCAGGCACGTGTGTTCTGCACGATTGTGAAGAGCTTCAGTGTATTCTGGGTGAAACAGCCTTCCGCCTCGTTGACTTTGTACTGA
- the LOC125949795 gene encoding ATP synthase mitochondrial F1 complex assembly factor 2, with protein MLRSSVSAVLRLAIRPTQLSSVRNYAAPPKRFYRNTGVISSNGRYEITLDSRKLKTPKGLPFFVESEPLAIAIATEWDAQKDVIDRSAMHLTALSSTFIDNPNGVQKHDMVNYLVNYISTDTILFHSSEEPELKKLQTQEWEPIIDWCNKRYEINLASTDSLVVPTFAPGTAMNLSRYFSSYNTAALHGFVFAVDTIKSIILTMACVDRHLTTERAVQLARLEEEFQQGHWGKVEWAHDIQRLDTQSRLSAALLYVHFNSSNVFIKEKVSL; from the exons ATGTTGCGTTCGAGCGTTTCCGCCGTTTTACGGCTTGCCATTCGCCCCACACAACTGAGCAGTGTTCGGAATTATG CCGCTCCCCCGAAACGATTCTACCGTAATACCGGCGTTATTTCGAGCAACGGAAGGTACGAAATCACACTGGACAGCCGAAAGCTGAAAACCCCGAAAGGACTTCCGTTCTTTGTTGAGAGCGAGCCACTTGCAATCGCTATCGCTACAGAATGGGACGCACAGAAGgatgtgatcgatcgatcggctatGCATTTG ACAGCTCTCAGTAGCACTTTCATTGATAATCCTAATGGTGTGCAGAAGCACGATATGGTAAACTATCTGGTGAACTACATCAGCACCGATACGATTTTGTTCCACTCGAGC GAAGAACCCGAGTTGAAAAAGCTTCAAACACAGGAGTGGGAACCCATCATCGACTGGTGCAACAAGCGGTACGAGATTAACCTTGCCTCAACGGACTCGCTCGTTGTGCCAACGTTTGCTCCCGGAACGGCCATGAATCTGAGCCGTTATTTCTCGTCCTACAATACGGCGGCATTACATGGCTTTGTGTTTGCGGTGGATACGATCAAATCGATCATCCTCACGATGGCTTGTGTAGATAGGCATCTCACAACGGAAAGGGCTGTACAACTGGCGCGACTCGAAGAAGAATTCCAGCAAGGTCATTGGGGGAAGGTAGAGTGGGCCCacgacatccagcgattggaCACCCAGTCGCGGTTATCTGCCGCACTGTTGTACGTTCACTTCAACTCGAGTAATGTCTTCATCAAAGAGAAGGTATCACTCTAG
- the LOC125949792 gene encoding conserved oligomeric Golgi complex subunit 4, with the protein MIKLDSFIADSDISNREGIDEVCQRIADKEKQIDGRLEEILSQQCQLEAKMRSIGVALSSLNLVSDKSRQLSTVINHTATLAESVSAKVRRLDEARSRVSECQQRVHDLIDLQLCSQGVMTAIREEDFEQGAAHVNRFLSMDKTLLQKTADDVSGSITSVSKAVSTLEQATVQIRQMVSQKFEEAVKRDDLASVERFFKIFPLLGLHDEGLEQFITYICGKLASKAAKELRSSMDIAKAEKRTAVAYADTLTILLENVARVIEVNQAIIEHCYGPGRLVQICRLLQRECDDEMTKCVQEFNRNRHTSRRIAQINDYIKGAGAGGSSAVGHFRKASGGGGGSMDKLNAKDIDSLIGEITIMHSRAELYVKFIKRRCMNDLEKSSLPAEEKEERLAGLSTMLQKSRLNTQMQELLSTYLLFERYFMEESVLKAITLDSLEDGQHCSSMLDDVFFIVRKCIRRSTGTQSLDGVCAVLNNAASCLEEDFLRALRTPLKAGYPSGYLDLAQAYNAFQTSLQQGRLQTSDADQARARFVAALNNADMATEFIETLWKTMGEEIGGMFPAMTGREREKLDSCLGGLRSVGDSLKAAVDFGFQQLRSSALKPRIHPWVDQFATHNHNLSEEELATYEAGETFVQFLIVQIDGLLAAFKAALTARNYDALVSIVTSEITARMERAIKKTTFNRLGGLVLDQEVRALSSYLTGATSWSVRDKLAKLLQMGTILNLENVAELPEYWESSSASWRLTANEARSILALRIDFKMEDIKKLKL; encoded by the exons ATGATAAAACTAGATAGTTTCATTGCCGATAGTGATATCAGCAACCGCGAGGGGATCGACGAGGTCTGCCAAAGGATAGCGGACAAGGAG AAACAAATCGATGGACGGCTGGAGGAAATCTTATCACAACAGTGCCAGCTGGAGGCCAAGATGCGCAGCATCGGTGTCGCCCTGAGCAGCCTTAATCTGGTGTCGGACAAAAGCCGACAGCTTTCAACGGTGATCAATCATACGGCCACGTTGGCGGAAAGCGTAAGCGCCAAAGTGAGACGACTCGACGAGGCGCGG AGCCGCGTATCGGAGTGCCAGCAGCGTGTGCACGATCTAATCGATTTGCAGCTGTGCAGCCAGGGTGTGATGACGGCGATCCGTGAAGAAGACTTCGAACAAGGAGCCGCCCACGTTAATCGCTTTCTTTCGATGGACAAAACGTTGCTTCAAAAGACGGCCGACGACGTAAGCGGTTCGATCACTTCCGTCAGCAAAGCCGTCTCGACGCTGGAACAGGCAACGGTGCAGATCCGGCAGATGGTGAGCCAGAAGTTCGAGGAAGCGGTCAAGCGTGACGATTTGGCATCGGTGGAGCGGTTTTTCAAAATCTTCCCGCTGCTCGGACTGCATGACGAAGGGCTGGAGCAGTTCATCACGTACATCTGCGGCAAGCTGGCAAGCAAGGCGGCCAAAGAGCTGCGCTCTTCGATGGACATTGCCAAGGCCGAGAAACGTACGGCGGTCGCGTATGCCGATACGCTAACGATCTTGCTGGAGAATGTTGCCCGCGTAATCGAGGTGAATCAGGCCATTATCGAGCACTGCTATGGACCCGGCCGGTTGGTGCAGATCTGTCGGTTGTTGCAGCGTGAGTGCGACGACGAGATGACTAAATGTGTGCAAGAGTTTAATCGAAATCGGCACACGAGCCGACGAATTGCGCAGATTAATGATTACATTAagggtgccggtgctggtggcagttCGGCCGTTGGTCACTTTCGTAAGGCCTCGGGCGGGGGCGGCGGTTCGATGGATAAGCTGAACGCGAAAGATATCGACAGTTTAATCGGCGAGATCACCATCATGCATTCACGAGCCGAGCTGTACGTCAAGTTCATCAAACGACGCTGTATG AACGACCTGGAGAAAAGTTCACTACCTGcggaggagaaagaagaacgCTTGGCAGGTCTAAGCACAATGCTACAAAAGTCACGCCTCAACACGCAAATGCAGGAACTGCTTAGCACGTATCTGCTGTTCGAGCGTTACTTTATGGAGGAAAGTGTTCTGAAAGCGATCACACTGGACAGCCTCGAGGATGGGCAGCACTGTTCGAGCATGCTCGACGATGTGTTCTTCATTGTGCGCAAGTGCATTCGCCGCTCGACCGGAACCCAATCGCTGGATGGAGTCTGTGCCGTACTCAACAACGCCGCTAGCTGCCTAGAGGAAGACTTCCTTCGTGCCCTGCGAACACCATTGAAAGCAGGATATCCGAGTGGTTATCTCGATCTGGCGCAAGCTTACAATGCCTTTCAGACTTCGCTGCAGCAAGGACGTCTGCAGACGAGTGATGCGGATCAGGCACGGGCTCGGTTTGTGGCCGCACTCAACAACGCCGACATGGCGACCGAGTTCATCGAGACGCTGTGGAAGACGATGGGTGAGGAAATCGGGGGCATGTTCCCTGCGATGACGGGACGTGAACGGGAAAAGCTGGATAGCTGTCTGGGAGGGTTGCGGTCCGTCGGTGATTCGTTGAAGGCGGCCGTTGATTTTGGATTCCAGCAGCTTCGTTCGTCAGCCTTAAAGCCACGGATACACCCGTGGGTTGATCAGTTTGCTACGCACAACCACAACCTGAGCGAGGAAGAGCTGGCCACGTACGAGGCCGGTGAAACATTTGTCCAGTTTTTAATTGTACAGATCGATGGATTACTGGCCGCGTTCAAGGCCGCGCTAACGGCACGCAACTATGACGCACTGGTGAGCATCGTGACCAGCGAGATCACCGCACGGATGGAGCGAGCGATTAAGAAGACGACCTTCAATCGGCTCGGTGGCTTGGTGTTGGATCAGGAGGTAAGAGCGCTATCCTCATACCTAACCGGTGCGACCTCGTGGTCGGTACGGGACAAACTGGCGAAACTGCTGCAGATGGGCACGATACTGAATCTAGAAAATGTGGCTGAGCTGCCGGAATACTGGGAGTCATCATCCGCCAGCTGGCGTCTGACGGCCAATGAAGCGCGCTCTATATTGGCTTTAAG aattgattttaaaatggaAGACATAAAGAAGCTGAAACTTTAA
- the LOC125949793 gene encoding uncharacterized protein LOC125949793 encodes MLKWLQIVPRTCSTAPSRALFVDRRVQCAFRVDDQQSPNSVTNKDDLPLPLEPLDDSISAATALWRKQELLARLKNLLNCSSEQTEQLYKANRKALRVFAPKMLTDNIEVLRANGAEDRYIYEDPSILSIPTAELLAKIAVLKEMPGLRVLSDMGPFLKLPMKSLEWIINHARAETIEEGNRVYYVSQRTNTDIITVAKFFASNFRVYRIATEKFVTNLNICLEHLDPADVVRHLSVLGYASSSIQERLKALKNSPLEKVKPWMVRVPDIALGKSFEAVLEKGKQPVFKDAVTGVWFETFVHKRTEALLGCSEETAREIHERCKGSVSQVDNIEYLLEKGVSASIIHKNASVLNAKREDLQQKVVALEGLKCLRDINDVIPLCAIKPFQVKKIVTSLNDERLDATSNTNRIYFFADSTGLAPGDVAAQFARRTFMFRVPKENFLENLKLFLQYMNREDILADLWAFKYSPAIVAERIERTRQVRGKKLMPWMVRCPDVVLEKSLQLTKESGALLGENETIVEYFCKRLGFSPEVANAIIIKTPAVRNVRIMKVKKVIDYLLDELDYTPHDIALNPRILMHSLQTTKKRMEQLKAIGCRPKSLIIVCKSERQYDLFVKEWEAAKDRLQQYG; translated from the exons ATGTTAAAATGGTTGCAGATAGTGCCTAGAACGTGTAGTACCGCACCATCGCGTGCGCTATTCGTGGACCGACGAGTGCAGTGTGCTTTTCGCGTCGATGATCAACAATCACCCAACAGCGTGACGAACAAGGATGATCTTCCGCTCCCACTGGAACCGCTCGATGATTCGATATCGGCAGCCACGGCGCTGTGGCGCAAGCAGGAGCTACTGGCCCGCCTGAAGAACCTGTTAAATTGCAGTAGCGAACAGACGGAACAGCTATACAAGGCTAACCGGAAGGCattgcgtgtgtttgcgccAAAAATGCTAACCGATAACATCGAGGTACTACGTGCGAACGGAGCGGAAGACAGATACATCTACGAAGATCCGAGCATCCTCTCGATTCCCACAG CGGAATTGTTAGCAAAGATAGCAGTGCTCAAGGAAATGCCCGGCTTGCGCGTGCTATCCGACATGGGCCCGTTTCTGAAGCTGCCGATGAAGTCGCTGGAATGGATCATAAACCACGCGCGAGCTGAAACGATCGAGGAGGGCAACCGGGTTTACTATGTCAGCCAACGAACCAACACGGACATCATTACGGTGGCAAAGTTCTTCGCCTCGAACTTTCGCGTGTACCGGATCGCGACGGAAAAGTTTGTCACGAATTTGAACATCTGTCTCGAGCACCTAGACCCCGCCGATGTGGTACGGCACCTGTCGGTGCTGGGCTACGCCTCTTCCTCGATACAGGAGCGACTGAAGGCATTGAAGAACTCTCCCCTAGAAAAGGTGAAACCATGGATGGTACGGGTACCGGATATCGCTCTTGGCAAATCCTTCGAAGCTGTGTTGGAGAAGGGCAAGCAACCGGTGTTCAAGGATGCGGTCACAGGCGTTTGGTTTGAAACGTTCGTGCACAAACGAACAGAAGCGCTGTTGGGCTGCTCTGAAGAGACGGCACGTGAGATCCACGAGCGTTGCAAGGGATCCGTTTCGCAGGTGGATAATATAGAGTATCTCCTGGAAAAGGGAGTGTCGGCGTCGATAATCCATAAGAATGCTTCCGTTTTGAATGCCAAGCGTGAAGATCTACAGCAGAAGGTGGTGGCCCTGGAGGGATTAAAATGTCTGCGAGACATCAACGATGTGATACCGCTGTGCGCGATCAAACCGTTTCAGGTGAAAAAGATCGTGACCAGTTTAAACGACGAACGACTGGACGCGACATCCAATACGAATCGGATTTACTTTTTCGCTGACAGCACGGGCCTAGCACCAGGCGACGTGGCCGCACAGTTTGCCCGCCGTACCTTCATGTTCCGCGTACCCAAGGAAAACTTTCTCGAGAACCTGAAGCTCTTTCTACAGTACATGAATCGAGAGGACATACTGGCCGATCTGTGGGCATTCAAATACTCGCCAGCCATCGTCGCAGAACGGATTGAGCGTACGAGGCAAGTGCGGGGCAAGAAGCTGATGCCCTGGATGGTGCGCTGTCCGGATGTGGTGCTGGAAAAATCACTGCAGCTCACCAAGGAAAGCGGTGCCCTGCTGGGGGAGAACGAAACGATTGTCGAGTATTTCTGCAAGCGGTTGGGCTTCAGTCCGGAGGTAGCgaacgcgatcatcatcaagacGCCAGCGGTGCGCAACGTCCGGATcatgaaggtgaagaaggtgatcgaTTACTTACTGGATGAGCTGGATTACACACCACACGATATCGCCCTGAATCCGCGCATCCTGATGCACAGTTTACAGACGACGAAGAAGCGGATGGAGCAGCTGAAGGCGATCGGTTGTCGCCCGAAATCGTTGATCATCGTGTGCAAAAGCGAACGGCAGTACGATCTATTCGTGAAGGAATGGGAGGCGGCCAAAGACCGGTTGCAACAGTATGGCTGA